In Nodosilinea sp. PGN35, the genomic stretch GATCGTCAAAGCGATCGAAAGACGCCAGCTCAAGCACCCCCTGCACCGCTTTTTCAAACATCAGAGGCAGCACCACAATGGTGAGGGGCGGGGCCGATCCCAGACCCGAGCGAATCTGAATGTAGTCCTCCGGCACCTGGGTGAGCACAATACGCCGCTTTTCCAGGGCGCACTGCCCCACCAGCCCCTCCCCCAGGGCAAACTCGTTCGACAGGTGCTTGCGCTCCTGGTAGGCATAGCTGCTCAACAGCTTGAGCCGAGGCGGTTCGCTGGTGGAGTCCAGCAGGTACAGCACCCCCTGCTGGGCCTCCACCAGGGGAGCCACGTAGGTCAGCATCAGCTCCGCCAGGGTTTCGAGGCTGCGCTGCCCCTGGAGCTGCTGGGACAGGTCCGCTAGGTTAGACTTCAGCCAGCGCTGCTCTTCGTTAGCGCGAATGGTCTCCCGCAGGTTGCTCACCATCTGGCTGAAGGTGCGCGTCAGAATGCCGGTTTCATCCTGGGAGGTGCTGTCGGGCAGGGTGACGGATAAATCGCCGTCGGCCAGCTGCTCTGCGGTCTTAGACAGTTTGCGCAGGGGATCAGAAATGTTGCGCGACAGTCCCCAGCCCACCAGCGACAGCACAACAAACGAGATTGGAATGCCAAAGGCGATGGTGTAGAGCGTCTGCCGGGAAGAGAGCTGAGCCTGGGCAGCGCGCTCCTCAAGCAGAATCTCCTCCTGCTGAACCATCTCATCGATCCGCTCCCGCACCTGATCCATCAGGCGACGCCCATTGTCGGTCAAGATAAAGTCCTGGGCCGCCGTAAATCCCCCGGTATCTCGGAGGCGAATGCCCTCCGCCAGGCGATCAAGCCGGGCCTCGACCAGTGGTTCAAGGTTGGCCAAACGGCTCTGAATGACCGGGTTATCTACAGTGAGCTGGCGCAGGGCCCCATAGCGGGTGTCAATTTCCGCCAGGGCGGTGTCGTAGGGTTCCAGATAGCGTCGCTGCCCCGTAATCAGGTAGCCCCGCTGGCCGGTTTCGGCGTTGATCAACTCAGTTTCTAACTCGTTGAGGTGGGCCAAAATCTGGTAAGACTGCTTTTCCCGCTCGGCATTGCGGATCAGGCTGGTGGTGGTGCGGTAGGCAACGGCTCCCAGCACGGCCAGGAGGGTCAGCCCCAGGGCAAATCCAGCCCCGATGCGTGTGCCAATTTTGAAGCGGTTGACCATGGCCTATCACCATCGAACTAACGCATTATCCCAGGGAACCGCCCGAGGGCGCTCTGTTTCTTTGCCCAAACCAAGCGCCTAGGTGCGACTTACCATGCCCGCAGTCCATGGACTCGCGGCCCATGGACTGGCTGGGGCTAGGCTGCCCTCTTAGACAGCCAAAGCCCCAGGGCTACTAGAGCACCCTGGGGCTTTCAGCTAGACGATCTCAGCTATTTCAGCGGGAGCTCTAGAACCTCTAGCCCAGCAGCGCTTTGGCACGGCTAACGACGTTCTCGACGGTGAAGCCAAACTTCTCCATCACCAGGCCGCCGGGGGCGGAGGCCCCAAAGCGATCGACGCCAACCACATCGCCCTCAGCACCCACGTAGCGGCACCAGCCCATGGTGATGCCCGCTTCCACCGCCAGGCGCTTGGTGACGGCCTTGGGCAGCACCGATTCCTGGTAGGCGGCGTCCTGGGCATCGAACAGCTCCCAGGAGGGCATGGAGACTACCCGCACCTTAGTACCGCTTGCCCGCAGCTCCTGGGCGGCATCGACACAGAGGCTGACCTCGCTGCCGGTGCCAATTAAGATCAGGTCGGGGGTGCCGTCGCAGTCGTCCACGGTATAGGCCCCCTTGGCCACACCCTCTATCGAAGAACCGGGCAAGTTGGGCAGGTTTTGGCGGCTAAAGGCCATCAGCGTGGGGGTCTTGCGGTGCTCCACGGCGATCTTGTAGGCTCCCGAGGTCTCGGTGCCGTCGGCGGGGCGAATCACGATCAGGTTGGGGATGGCCCGCAGGGAGGCGATGGTCTCCACCGGCTGGTGGGTGGGGCCGTCTTCGCCCAGACCGATGGAGTCGTGGGTCATGACGTAGATCACCCCCGCCTGGGAGAGGGCCGACAGGCGAATTGCCGCCCGCATGTAGTCGGCAAACACCAGGAAGGTGGCGCAGTAGGGAATCAGGCCCGAGTTGTGCAGGGCAATGCCGTTGCAGATCGCCCCCATGCCGTGCTCGCGGACGCCGAAGCGCAGGTTGCGGTTTTCGTAGGCCCCCTTCTGGAAGCTGCCGGAGATCTTCAGCTCGGTCAGGTTGGAGTGGGTCAGGTCGGCGGAGCCGCCGATCAGCTCAGGGAGAGCCGGAGCCAGGGCGTTGAGGGTGATCTCGGAGTTCTTTCGGGTGGCCAGGGCCTTGTCTTCGGGGGTGTAGGTGGGCAATGCGTCGGCCCAGCCCTCGGGTAGTTTGCCCGCCAGCATGCGCTCAAACTCGGCGGCCTCGGCGGCGTACTTGGTGCGGTAGGTGGCGAGGGTTTCTTCCCACTCGGCCTGGAGACTGGCACCGCGCTCGACGGCTTTGCGCATGTGGCTGAGGGCATCTTCGGGCACTTCAAAGTCGCCGTAGCTCCAGCCCAGGTTTTCGCGGGTGAGCTTAATTTCGTCGCCGCCCAGGGCTGCGCCGTGGACGCCAGCGGTATTTTGCTTGTTGGGGGAACCGTAGCCGATGGTAGTGGTGACCTTGATCAGCGAGGGGCGATCGCTGACCGATTTAGCTTCTTCGATCGCCTTGGCAATCCCATCCAAATCAGTATTGCCGTCCTCCACGTGCTGCACGTGCCAACCGTAGGCCTCAAACCGCTTACCCACATCCTCGGTGAAGGAGATATCGGTGGAGCCGTCGATGGAGATGTGGTTGTCGTCGTAGAGGGCAATCAGCTTGCCCAGGCCCAGGTGACCCGCCAGGGAGCAGGCTTCGCCCGAAACCCCTTCCATGTTGCAGCCGTCGCCCAAAATCACGTAGGTGTAGTGGTCTACCAGGGTGGCGTCGGGCTTATTGAACTTGGCCGCCAGGTGAGCCTCGGCCATGGCCAGACCGACGGCGTTGGCAATGCCCTGACCCAGGGGGCCGGTGGTGACTTCGACACCGGGGGTTTCAAAGTTTTCGGGGTGGCCGGGGGTGCGAGCGCCCCACTGGCGGAACTGCTTGATGTCGTCCAGCGTCACGCTGTCAAAACCGCTCAGGTAGAGCAGGGCGTACTGCAGCATGCAGCCGTGGCCGGCCGACAGCACAAAGCGATCGCGGTTAAACCACTGGGGGTTTTTGGGGTTAACCCGCATAAACTTATCCCACAGTACGTAGGCCATGGGCGCAGCCCCCATGGGCAGACCGGGGTGACCAGACTTGGCCTTTTCCACCGCATCGATCGCGAGGAAGCGAATGGAATTAATACAGAGTTCTTCCAGGGATTGGGTTGCAACAGCCAT encodes the following:
- the tkt gene encoding transketolase, coding for MAVATQSLEELCINSIRFLAIDAVEKAKSGHPGLPMGAAPMAYVLWDKFMRVNPKNPQWFNRDRFVLSAGHGCMLQYALLYLSGFDSVTLDDIKQFRQWGARTPGHPENFETPGVEVTTGPLGQGIANAVGLAMAEAHLAAKFNKPDATLVDHYTYVILGDGCNMEGVSGEACSLAGHLGLGKLIALYDDNHISIDGSTDISFTEDVGKRFEAYGWHVQHVEDGNTDLDGIAKAIEEAKSVSDRPSLIKVTTTIGYGSPNKQNTAGVHGAALGGDEIKLTRENLGWSYGDFEVPEDALSHMRKAVERGASLQAEWEETLATYRTKYAAEAAEFERMLAGKLPEGWADALPTYTPEDKALATRKNSEITLNALAPALPELIGGSADLTHSNLTELKISGSFQKGAYENRNLRFGVREHGMGAICNGIALHNSGLIPYCATFLVFADYMRAAIRLSALSQAGVIYVMTHDSIGLGEDGPTHQPVETIASLRAIPNLIVIRPADGTETSGAYKIAVEHRKTPTLMAFSRQNLPNLPGSSIEGVAKGAYTVDDCDGTPDLILIGTGSEVSLCVDAAQELRASGTKVRVVSMPSWELFDAQDAAYQESVLPKAVTKRLAVEAGITMGWCRYVGAEGDVVGVDRFGASAPGGLVMEKFGFTVENVVSRAKALLG